From a single Arachis hypogaea cultivar Tifrunner chromosome 3, arahy.Tifrunner.gnm2.J5K5, whole genome shotgun sequence genomic region:
- the LOC112789566 gene encoding fasciclin-like arabinogalactan protein 15: MDCYIHGTFFIILIFFFSNTPTTFSSPSPSSSSSSSPTAQINSNSILVALLDSHYTELAELIEKAMLLPTLEETVANHNITIFAPKNEALERNLDPEFKRFLLEPRNLKSLQTLIMSHIVPTRINSERKTGSTRHKTLAADNHHIQISANSTVEFTVDGARVTHPETITRPDGVIHGIDSLLIPRSVQSDFSNRRSLRSIGAVKPEGAPEVDPRTHRLKKPAPPSKPGSPPALPIYDAMAPGPAIAPAPAPGPGGKHHHFDGEAQVKDFIQTLIQYGGYNEMADILVNLTSLATEMGRLVSEGYVLTVLAPNDEAMAKLTTEQLSEPGGPEQIMYYHLIPEYQTEESMYNAVRRFGKVRYDTLRVPHKVVAEEGDGSVRFGRGDDAAFLFDPDIYTDGRISVQGIDAVMFPPETAEEKAEKENQVFRRVAKTDQPGKVTVKKQRRGKLMETACWMLGTFGQHSRFASCQ; the protein is encoded by the exons ATGGATTGTTACATCCATGGCACCTTCTTCATCatcctcattttcttcttctccaataccCCAACTACATTTTCATCACCATcgccatcatcatcttcttcttcgtcaCCAACGGCTCAGATCAATTCAAACTCCATCTTGGTGGCACTACTGGACTCACATTACACAGAGCTGGCAGAATTGATTGAAAAAGCCATGCTTTTGCCGACACTCGAAGAAACCGTGGCAAACCACAACATCACCATTTTTGCCCCAAAGAACGAAGCTTTGGAGCGAAACCTTGACCCCGAATTCAAGCGCTTCCTCTTGGAACCCAGAAACCTCAAATCTCTTCAGACACTCATCATGTCACACATCGTCCCAACCCGAATCAATTCCGAACGCAAAACCGGGTCGACCCGACACAAAACTCTCGCCGCCGACAACCATCACATCCAAATCAGCGCCAATTCCACCGTTGAATTCACCGTCGACGGCGCACGGGTCACCCACCCGGAAACTATAACCCGACCCGACGGAGTGATCCACGGAATCGACTCGCTCCTGATTCCACGCTCAGTCCAATCAGACTTCAGCAACCGCCGGAGCCTGCGCTCGATCGGCGCCGTGAAACCAGAAGGAGCACCGGAGGTCGATCCCCGAACTCACCGCCTGAAAAAACCAGCACCACCGTCAAAACCAGGTTCCCCACCGGCACTCCCGATCTACGACGCAATGGCACCAGGTCCGGCAATTGCTCCGGCGCCTGCACCAGGACCCGGAGGAAAACACCACCACTTCGACGGCGAAGCACAGGTGAAAGATTTCATTCAAACCCTAATCCAGTACGGCGGCTACAACGAAATGGCAGACATATTGGTAAACCTAACTTCTCTGGCAACCGAAATGGGTCGTTTAGTCTCAGAAGGTTACGTTCTAACGGTTTTGGCGCCAAACGACGAAGCGATGGCGAAATTGACTACGGAACAGTTGAGTGAACCAGGTGGACCGGAGCAGATTATGTATTACCATTTGATCCCTGAGTACCAAACGGAGGAATCGATGTACAATGCCGTTAGAAGGTTCGGGAAGGTTCGCTACGATACGCTTAGGGTTCCGCATAAGGTTGTGGCGGAGGAAGGTGATGGTTCTGTCAGGTTTGGCCGTGGCGATGACGCTGCATTTTTGTTTGATCCTGATATCTATACGGACGGGAGGATCTCCGTTCAGGGGATTGATGCCGTGATGTTTCCGCCGGAGACGGCGGAGGAGAAGGCTGAGAAGGAGAATCAGGTTTTTAGGCGGGTCGCGAAAACGGATCAGCCCGGGAAGGTAACGGTCAAGAAGCAGAGGAGAG GAAAATTGATGGAAACAGCATGCTGGATGCTTGGAACCTTTGGACAGCACTCTAGATTTGCCTCGTGCCAATAA